The Chiloscyllium punctatum isolate Juve2018m chromosome 29, sChiPun1.3, whole genome shotgun sequence region CTGTTCTTCTCTTTTATTCCAGTATATCCGTAATCTGTCAGAGCATCAACAGAGAAAGGAAGCAGCAAAACATCTTCTGAGCACAGTGACCAAAACCAATGGCTGCAGAGAACGAATATTTTGGGAAACATTGGTGAAAATGCAAGAATCAAAGCCAAAACTGAAACTCATTCTGAAAGAAATTCAGAGCAGAGGTATTGTACGGTCCAATTATTTCTAGCAATCAAACATGGTTGCCTCTTTAATGGGTGAGGCTGCCACACACTACTAATGAAATGAAACATCTTTCCCAGGTTTTGACTTGCTTTATAATGCACGCATCGGAGAGATGGAAGGAGAGCTATCAGATCACCTCAAAGGTAAGTCAAAATAAAAGTAATCGTTAATCATAAAAATGTACTGCATTAATTAAGTTCTAACATTTTATTTGTGTCTCACATTTCATCACTGAAAGGAAACAAACCCTCCAAATTATTACCATTAACTGTTTCTATAAAATGCAATCAAAGTTACAACACGAAGCAAATGAACTGGAACTTGGGCATGGACAAATTCAATGCCACATGTGTGATATTGAGCTTTGTTGGAAATTGCTGAATGCTAATTTTGATTTTCCCAGCTGCTctggagcagactgagcccaactTTCCAGTTTTAGATGCTGAACCACAAGGTCACAATCAGCTTTGCAAGTCAGTTGGTTTCAAAATCTTCCCTGGTACTTTGTCAGGCCATtatttcttttcccttcagtcacatcAGGATCTGAAAAGAAGTCTTGCTTTTACTGTCAATACTCGGCCTTAGGGTGCCTTTATGCAAATGTAAACCTCAATATCACCAGAGTCTCAGAGTCTACAAAGTCTATATTGGGCTGGAGTCACATAGAGCTCCAGACCCAGTTAAAGCTTGAATCAAATACATGACAGACTGAGTAAAGATGATGTCATTTATAGGATCACATTTGGTTCTAGACTAGTTACTGATGAAGTCAGATCTGGTGAATACAGAAGTTAGACTATGGTCCCACAGTGTGGACAGAGTGAACTGATATGTATGTACTGGTTGAAGAAGGTCTTGATTCATATGTCGGCTCCACCCTGGGCAATGACTTGAAACACACATTGACCTAAAGAAGGTGAGGATATGGGTCACGTATAGAAACAGAATCTTTAAACATCCAAGTGTCATATTTCTACCAACTGCATATGTAGTAGAGTTCAACATGTATCAGATTGCACACATGTTGTTTGGGCATTGAATGAAGGCACAAATAGGGCTACAATGATATTAGCTTGACCGAATTGATCAACCAGGACTAGATAAGGAATTGTTTTTCAATAAGTCACATATCCCAGAAACACATTTCTACACACAGTACTGAAACATTGGATTTGTGAAGAGCCCATATTTGCTGAAATCTTACTGACGTCAGGTGGCTGTGTCAAAGACTGTACTCAATTGTCTGGCCTGGCAATTagttgacttggaaacatatttaGGCTCATATCGAGATAAGATTTGCTTCATCTATGTCTCGGACTTGTTGAAACATGAAATCAAATATGGGGTCAAACTGGGTATAGGTACATTCACACGAAGATTCAGAATAGATAGGGAGTCCATTCACATACAATCTTAGACTGTACAATGAGAGGCTTCAGCTTTCGCACTGAAATGGACAATGAGTTGATAAAATTGGTGGAAGATCCCAATGTGATCCTTATACATCGACAGTGTTATTTTATAATTATGGTTCACATAGcacatttaattgtatcactgGTTTTCATCCTGTTCCCAACAGTAAGCATTGAAAAAGTGAGAGTTATGCACAGTCCCTATTCAGCCAGTGGGCTATATGTTTACATTAGGTATAAATTGTCTGAGATTGAAGCAGACATCAATCTTAGAAACACTCTGATACTATCTCCACTAGGGAcaacagacaaaacaaaaatgaatgcAGTAAATAATAATAAGTGAACAATGTGATAATATTTGGCTTCTCAGATGTTCCAATGTTAAATTCTCCtcaaatggagatggagatgacGATAGAGTGGAGGGGCTTGTCTGTTATAATGTAAAATCTACTATAATTCAGTATTTATTCGGCAAGATTAATTTCTAGCACGGCGGAGTAAAATTTGGATTTGACTCCCATATTTTGTATTGCTACCCAACTCAAACTCCTTGCTTCTCGTTAATTGTTTTAATGTAGTTAATTAACAAATAAGAACAATGCCAACATAATTTTGATCATTTTCATGAAAGGTATGCAAGATCAACACAAGCAACACCTCCTCCATCAAACCGAGCATGTGTTCAAACACACCATCAAAGGAGACAGCAAAATAACGACCATTTCCCTCACTGATCGATATACAGAGCTTATCATTATTTCCACTCTGCGTGAACGGAGACTAGTGGAACATGAGCTCCTTTCCAGAGGCAGAGAACATGAAGAATGGCAGCGGAAGTACGTCACCAGTGAACTTGAAAAAATCCGGGTTGATCAATTATTCAGGAGCAGTTTTGGTCACTCCAGCCTGTCTGGCACCACGGTGGTTAGCGGAGTGGCTGGCATTGGTAAGACAACAATGGTGCAGAGGATGGTCCATGAATGGGCAGCAGGAAACATCTATCCTCAGTTCCAATTTGTTCTACATTTCACATTTCGAAATCTTAATGCCATCAACAGAGCCATTTCTCTGACTGAAATGGTATTGGATCAGTACCCTTATTTAGCAAAGATAATTGAAGATATCTGGATGAAACCTGAATATCTTCTCTTGGTTTTTGATGGATTAGATGAGTACAAACACCAGATTGATTTCACTGGCCACGTGGCTGGTGATGTCTCTGCGAATCACTGTGTTGCGCCTGACTGCAGATGTGAAGTTTTTGAAATGGTGCACTCCCTGGTACAGCAACAGCTGCTCAGAGGTTGTTCTGTGCTGGTTACCAGCCGGCCGACTGCCCTTAACTCATTGGAAAAGGCCAATGTCAACCTTTGGGCTGAGATCCTGGGCTTTCTTGCTGATGAAAGAAAAGAGTTTTTCAGAAAGTTTTTTGGCAGTGAGCAACTCGCTACCAATGTCTTCAAACACGTCGAGGAGAATGAGATCCTGTACACCATGTGCTACAACCCTTCATATTGCTGGATCATTTGCTCAACCTTAGGCCCGCTCTTTACACAGCTGAAGTGCAAGCAACCTCTTCCCAAAACCATCACTCAACTTTTCTCCATCTACCTTTCCAACCTCTTGGACAACCACAAGCGAGATGTTGAGGACCAGCGGATGGTTTTACAGCGACTCGGGGAATTGGCTTACCAGGGAGTTTCGAAAAGGAGAATTGTTTTTAATGAGAATCACTTCATTCAGCATCAGCTGGAGTCCAGCAAATTCATTTCAGGATTCATGATGGAGATCTTGGAAAGGGATGACACAGCTAAAAACATTGTGTACACATTTCTCCACCTTACCATCCAGGAATTCTTGGCCGCCCTGGCTCAGTATTTGAGTCCAAAGCATCAGAATGTGGTGGAAATGCTTCACTGTGCTTTTAAGAAGGACGATGGTCGGTTTGAGATTTTTATTCGATTTTTAGTTGGTCTTTCAACACCCACTTCATCCCGAAATCTGGAACCGTTCCTGGGTCCGCTGTCTCATCACACGACCTGTCAGGTGATAGACTGGCTGCAGGCCAATGTTCAGGCAGAAATCAAAAACCTGGACAGAGTCACTGGAAAGAGGAAACTGCTGAACACATTCCATTATTTGTCGGAGTCTCAGAATAGAGCTTTAGTTCAGAAGACCATTGGATCTGTGGAACGTTTGAACTTTGGGGACTCCAATCCAAAGAATGCACTGAGATTGAACCCAATGGACTGTTTTATAATGTCTCATGTTGTACAACTTTGTGAATCAGTGATGGAGTTGAATTTGGAGAAATGTTATATTCAGGAGGAGGGGATCAAACGATTGGCCCCTGCAATCCACAAGTGCAAAGTTCTAAGGTATGTTTGATCCGGATGAAATTAGATAACATGTCAGCAATGACCCATTGATTTTCTCTTATAAATTCCAACTGATATGAATttcataggatcatagaatctctacagagcAGAAAACGGTCATTTGGACCATCTAGTCTGCTTCAaccctctgaagtgcatcccatccagacccctcccctatccctgcatttcccaagggaCATGAAAGGCTATAGAAAAGAttgagaaggatgttgccagggttggagcgtttgacctaagggagaggctgaatggactgggactgttttccctggagcattgaaggctgagggtgaccttatatatagagtttataaagtcatgaggaacatgttaagggtaaataggcaaggtcttttccttgggatctgggagtgagaggggaaagatttaaaaggtacttaaggggcaacttcttcacacaggatggtgtgggtatggaatgagctgccaggggaagtggtggaggctggtgcaattacaacatttaaaaggcatctggatgggtatatgaataggaatcatttagagggatatgagccaaatgctggcaaatttgattagattaattaagaatatctggtcggtatggatgagttggaccaaagggtctgtttccttgttgtacatctctatgactctataacccatctagtctgcacatccctggaaactatgggcaatttagcacgatcagtccatctggcctgcacatagatgactgtgggaggaaaccagagtacccagaggcaACCCCCGCAGACACTggacgaatgtgcaaactccacactgacagtcacccaggggtggaatcaaacccagatccctggtgctgtgaggaaacaGTGCTAATTGTTGAGCCATTTGTCACTATAGTAGCTGAATCACAATTACTATTCGTTTTTTTTCTAGAGAGTCAAGGAGTTTTCCatgctttttatttatttttaatgatACTCCTGCATTGACCTTGATACTGAGTGAAAACTATAATAGAAAAAAAAGCACCAGGCTAACTTAGTTGGTCTTACACTGTGAGACATTCAAAAGCCACAAGGAGTCTGGCAAAGTCTTTAACTAGTGCTATGACAAGGAAACAAAGAACCGAGCCAAATCATCGTACCTCTGTGTTCACAACAGAGTAAAATTAAAACCTTCAAAGATTTTAACCTGAACAATTCCTAACCAGACTTTATAACCAATCGCAGACTCTGTTGATAATGAAACCTAGACGGTGGGTTAATAACTGAAACGGAAAAAAGCAATTTATTACCAATATAGGAACTTTAGCAGAGCAAAATTAAACAACAAAGTTTGAAACCAATAACCTTGTTTCCAGGGCAATTCacacaaaagacagacagacagacaaataaACACAGTGAAGGGATAATTAAAATAAAGTAACAAAACTGGCCAGATTAAGTGGTTTTCATATCTTATTCTCAATGTATATTTGATGGTTTCTTTGTTAATTTTCTGAAGATATCGATCTGTGCCACCTTTGAACTCACTCTGAGGACTGAAATTCTGAAATAAAGTACAAGGTTAGGCAGGGAGCATTTAAATCTTCATGCTGTAACATCAATAGCTAGGTTCATTCTCTCAAAAGCACAGTCCCAAAACCAACTTAAACCGTGATCTATGTCTATGTTTGACCATGTCGTTCTCTCCCAGAAACAAATGGAAATTGCTGTTCTGAGGAAAGCTCATTGGACCAAAATAtatctatccacagatgctgccagacctgctgcgcttttccctcaatttttgtttttgtttcttatgtccagtatccgcagttcttttgattttatgTTCTATCCCAGGCTTGTTCACAACAATTCCCAGGTACTGGCCTGATCAATGCCCAAACATTTCTTATCTGGTTCAATGTGCTGCTCTCCCACCGTGCTGAAACATCTACAGGATCCTATTGATCAAGAGCTAACCTGTCATTAACTGTGAGGCCCCACCTCGCGAACAAACAGCAGcttgtttgtttgttttgttgAAACTCAAGTTGctgtccacaatccaaagatcatTTCCAGCTCATTGCAGTTCACTGCTACAAATCAAAATTGATGAAATAATAAATTAAATGAAAAGTTGGCGAATGTTTGAACACTAATCCTAAGAGGCCCTCAATTAAATGAACAGACCTGGTGTGTGTCTGAACACAGTTCACTGACAGAGAATAGCAATGGAGATCAGGTGGCAAATCAAACTGTTGAACCCAATCTCTGTTACCAATTGTGTGCCATTGCAGAGATGAATATCATCCTTTGCAGTTTACTTTTACAAACCAAAGCTAATCTGGTATTGTATTTGACCCAACCATTCACGAGATAAATAGTAAGTGAATGCTGTACCTAGTTCAATGTAGAATACGTTGCTAACACAGCAAGGCTGCCATTCATGTATCTGAAACTGTTacgggtgagggtcagggtggttTTGAAATAGAGGTTCAACAGTCTGTGATTTACaggaggcatgatctgccctttgTGGTAGCACAAAATTCACCATTCACCTCAGCAGGAGGGAGAttgggcagctcatcaccacataTTTTACATGACTGTTGGGATGAACGATTATCCATTCTGCTTGGAACTGAAAACATGGCTTGTGTATTGTTAAATACAATAGAGATGCAGGAATTTATTGATTGATTGATGTCTATAAGTCTTTTTCTTTGTTGTGTTATCCAAGCAGGGCAATAATGCCTCACAATTAACCATTGCTTTTACTCTTTGCTGGATTACATATGGATGAGTTCAATGGAATATAATTgcacaaatgtttaaaaaaattggAGATAAGACAATCAATTTTCTGTCTTGCGTTCAACTTGTCAGAGTCaaataacatggaaacagaccctttccagtccatgctgaacgtaattccaaactaaactagtcccacctgcctgctccaggcccatatccctccaaacctttccttctcATGTATTTATCGAAATatcttttagaatcatagagatgtacagcacggaaacagacccttcagtccaacctgtccacgccgatcagatatcccaacccaacctagtcccacttgccagccccggcccatatccctccaaacccttccgattcatatacccatccaaatgcctcttaaatgttgcaattgtaccagcctccaccacatcctctggcagctcattccatacacataccaccctctgcgtgaaaaggttgccccttaggtctcttttatatctttcccctctcaccctaaacctatgccctctagttctggaatactcaaccccagggaaaagactttgtctacttagcctatccatgcccctcatacttttgtaaacctctataaggtcaccccacagcctccgatgctccagggaaaacagccccagcctgttcagcctctccctatagctcaaatcctccagccctggcaacatctttgtaaatcttttctgaaccctttcaagttcagaACACCTTTCCAAtcggatggagaccagaattgcacacaatattccaacaggggcctaaccaatgtctgctACAGCCGTATTGTTTGAAATATGTGTTCACTAGTCATCAACTAATTCAGTCAGAATAGTTATGCAAGATTTCAATCTGTTTTCTAATACTGCACAACACTGTTCTATCTGCCCATGCCTCAGTGTGTCAATGAGAAACAATTGGATGGAGTTTCTGTAAGGTGAAGTTTATGCTATGTTAATCAGAGAGATTGTTTTTTCCTTCTTGTCTGTTAGGCTGAATGACAATAACATTGGAGATACAGGAGTCAACATTTTGACTGCATCTTTGGTGCATTCGGAATGCAAAACAAAGCGATTGGAGTAGGTAATCTTCCCAACATTAACCCCAAATTTTATGTGCAATGATTTGTGGCAAGTCGGGAATTTGCTGTATCTTTGGAATGACCACTGTTGAATATATaggggaaggtgaggactgcagatgctggagattagagtcaagagtgtggtgctggaaaagcacagccagtccggcagcatccgaagagcagaagaatcgatgttttgaacataaacccttcattaggactcttgatgaagggtttatgttcggaatgtcgattttcctgcttctcggatgctgcctgaccggctgtgcttttccagcaccacattcttcgatcttggtagactgcacctggagtattctgTTCTGTTCTGCACAACAAGTATATATTAGACTGCAATCAAATTTCAACAGGAAGGTATTAGGGAGAAATTGAATCAGAATCT contains the following coding sequences:
- the LOC140454419 gene encoding NACHT, LRR and PYD domains-containing protein 3-like isoform X2; translation: MTDGVNVGQIQCTSMKGRNGKDGDGKGISQLLNSYSDRELNLITRFYCERLEDAILDLVESIALTLTATDSLSNGNYAYIRNLSEHQQRKEAAKHLLSTVTKTNGCRERIFWETLVKMQESKPKLKLILKEIQSRGFDLLYNARIGEMEGELSDHLKGMQDQHKQHLLHQTEHVFKHTIKGDSKITTISLTDRYTELIIISTLRERRLVEHELLSRGREHEEWQRKYVTSELEKIRVDQLFRSSFGHSSLSGTTVVSGVAGIGKTTMVQRMVHEWAAGNIYPQFQFVLHFTFRNLNAINRAISLTEMVLDQYPYLAKIIEDIWMKPEYLLLVFDGLDEYKHQIDFTGHVAGDVSANHCVAPDCRCEVFEMVHSLVQQQLLRGCSVLVTSRPTALNSLEKANVNLWAEILGFLADERKEFFRKFFGSEQLATNVFKHVEENEILYTMCYNPSYCWIICSTLGPLFTQLKCKQPLPKTITQLFSIYLSNLLDNHKRDVEDQRMVLQRLGELAYQGVSKRRIVFNENHFIQHQLESSKFISGFMMEILERDDTAKNIVYTFLHLTIQEFLAALAQYLSPKHQNVVEMLHCAFKKDDGRFEIFIRFLVGLSTPTSSRNLEPFLGPLSHHTTCQVIDWLQANVQAEIKNLDRVTGKRKLLNTFHYLSESQNRALVQKTIGSVERLNFGDSNPKNALRLNPMDCFIMSHVVQLCESVMELNLEKCYIQEEGIKRLAPAIHKCKVLRLNDNNIGDTGVNILTASLVHSECKTKRLE
- the LOC140454419 gene encoding NACHT, LRR and PYD domains-containing protein 3-like isoform X1; this translates as MTDGVNVGQIQCTSMKGRNGKDGDGKGISQLLNSYSDRELNLITRFYCERLEDAILDLVESIALTLTATDSLSNGNYAYIRNLSEHQQRKEAAKHLLSTVTKTNGCRERIFWETLVKMQESKPKLKLILKEIQSRGFDLLYNARIGEMEGELSDHLKGMQDQHKQHLLHQTEHVFKHTIKGDSKITTISLTDRYTELIIISTLRERRLVEHELLSRGREHEEWQRKYVTSELEKIRVDQLFRSSFGHSSLSGTTVVSGVAGIGKTTMVQRMVHEWAAGNIYPQFQFVLHFTFRNLNAINRAISLTEMVLDQYPYLAKIIEDIWMKPEYLLLVFDGLDEYKHQIDFTGHVAGDVSANHCVAPDCRCEVFEMVHSLVQQQLLRGCSVLVTSRPTALNSLEKANVNLWAEILGFLADERKEFFRKFFGSEQLATNVFKHVEENEILYTMCYNPSYCWIICSTLGPLFTQLKCKQPLPKTITQLFSIYLSNLLDNHKRDVEDQRMVLQRLGELAYQGVSKRRIVFNENHFIQHQLESSKFISGFMMEILERDDTAKNIVYTFLHLTIQEFLAALAQYLSPKHQNVVEMLHCAFKKDDGRFEIFIRFLVGLSTPTSSRNLEPFLGPLSHHTTCQVIDWLQANVQAEIKNLDRVTGKRKLLNTFHYLSESQNRALVQKTIGSVERLNFGDSNPKNALRLNPMDCFIMSHVVQLCESVMELNLEKCYIQEEGIKRLAPAIHKCKVLRLNDNNIGDTGVNILTASLVHSECKTKRLDLQDNNLTLACIEDLRMAFSQSESLSMLYLDGNKFTDDCIPKMRNFIINCKNLELIQLWRNQFSSDGKKQLRSLRECRAGVRVFV